A genome region from Verrucomicrobiaceae bacterium includes the following:
- a CDS encoding response regulator transcription factor: MKSETAPRPTRVAIVDDHTLMREGLRLYFEKCTDLVCTWLAATASEAVKKTADDPPDVLILDLSLPDRSGLDLIKDLRLLRPRMAILILSLHDEKLYAPRALRAGARGYLMKTASQKTLENAVKRVAAGGIAVSEDMSEEILKAFSSGVQASESKGSLETLSDREFEVFSLIGQGKSSSQISDSFRISTKTVDVHKLNIRAKLGMRDPGELVFFAIRWSGERQN, translated from the coding sequence ATGAAATCCGAAACCGCCCCTCGGCCCACCCGTGTCGCCATCGTGGATGATCACACCTTGATGAGAGAGGGACTGCGCCTTTATTTTGAAAAGTGTACGGACCTAGTCTGCACCTGGCTAGCAGCCACCGCATCCGAGGCGGTCAAAAAAACCGCAGATGACCCACCAGATGTCCTCATTTTGGACTTATCTCTGCCAGACCGCTCCGGACTCGATCTCATCAAAGACCTGCGCCTCCTCCGCCCACGCATGGCCATCCTCATCCTCTCCCTACATGATGAGAAGCTCTACGCCCCGCGTGCCTTGCGTGCCGGAGCACGCGGCTACCTGATGAAGACCGCCTCCCAAAAAACCTTGGAAAATGCCGTGAAGCGTGTCGCAGCCGGTGGGATCGCCGTCAGCGAGGACATGTCCGAAGAGATCCTCAAAGCCTTTTCATCTGGAGTCCAGGCATCCGAGTCCAAGGGCAGCCTGGAAACCCTCAGTGATCGTGAGTTCGAGGTCTTCTCCTTGATCGGTCAGGGAAAGAGCTCCAGCCAGATTAGTGACTCATTTCGCATCAGCACCAAGACCGTCGATGTCCACAAGCTGAATATTCGTGCCAAATTAGGAATGCGGGATCCTGGCGAGTTAGTTTTTTTTGCGATTCGTTGGTCGGGCGAGCGGCAAAATTAA
- a CDS encoding response regulator transcription factor: MLNDSLRLFFQIIDGMSFAWSALTAAESLDRLREDTPDLLLVDITLPDRSGIEVIKDIRHLRPKLPMIALTMHEEGLYGQRAIKAGARGYLMKGVSHEELIGAVRKVAAGGFYVSETTSSSILHSYSETADQQVPQERLTLLTEKEQQVFQMIGSGHTPTQIAQRLGIRHRTLTQHILSIRRKLHLPNRNALLKRALQSHFQPSSEHGTIQNSQSTAHASFSHLLD; encoded by the coding sequence ATGTTGAATGACTCACTGCGCCTTTTTTTCCAAATCATAGACGGGATGAGCTTTGCCTGGTCTGCCCTCACCGCCGCCGAGTCGCTGGACAGACTCCGAGAGGACACCCCTGACCTACTCCTCGTGGACATCACCCTGCCAGATCGCTCCGGCATCGAGGTCATCAAGGACATCCGCCATCTGCGGCCAAAACTACCCATGATCGCACTCACCATGCATGAGGAGGGTCTCTACGGTCAACGAGCCATCAAAGCAGGCGCCAGGGGCTACCTCATGAAGGGCGTCTCTCATGAGGAACTCATCGGCGCTGTGCGCAAAGTCGCCGCAGGCGGATTCTACGTCAGCGAGACGACCTCCAGCAGCATTCTACACTCCTACTCCGAGACTGCCGATCAGCAGGTGCCCCAAGAGCGCCTGACGCTGCTCACTGAAAAAGAACAGCAAGTCTTCCAGATGATCGGCTCCGGCCATACTCCCACGCAGATAGCGCAGCGGCTTGGCATCCGCCATCGAACGCTCACCCAGCACATCCTCAGCATTCGGCGGAAACTCCATCTTCCGAACCGCAATGCCCTTCTCAAAAGAGCCCTTCAATCCCACTTTCAGCCCAGTTCAGAACACGGCACCATTCAAAACTCGCAAAGCACAGCGCATGCATCTTTCTCCCACCTTCTCGATTGA
- a CDS encoding autotransporter-associated beta strand repeat-containing protein gives MSRHVDSGFRATALSLQGGAIGTGTTFRTPLGSGTVDVFGEVRIEGSSGTAVTTGGTTNANTWVFHPGSRIRFNNGDSTGLPFTGSGTTGTQAAGTIGGGGRWADTVGITLDGAVLDLIGDNSDHAANKEIIGDLTVGRGAEVVVRRNTGFGAELITSNLFRGTTTSTLMLRHDTDLLGDAGSVNTDRFIVSSGIGTTAGQVPVTNNMVDPWIVSRSQNQFLKYDATLGFQLITEGAAPSNYITSAGGTLTMAANNGTEILNLGTATATLGANLDIHALRVDRDINVSADGQFKNIIIRSGGLMQAANTPTINADLYFGSAGDGTGQALIWANNNTLQINGKIFASEVVKSGTSFLNVRSDQPQFTGDWIINGGGIQFLTPNAASTGEVILNAGHMVDNDTTYNITEVRYNYNSGTPDLFTWNGGKITGYNTQNRIYLPMASDRLQQIPDVDLRTTNTVPGVGQEGSMIFLIDGYRSTARTGTVTLYDHYMVQVESNTFGTGSTSGFQFGSGEGVSGLNNGGLYDLRKIGDGVLTLGDNTASFTGSRTITVGEGAVRAIHNGAFGGAGNTLKVNSTGVLEVAVAGFAPTATLTMDPGSAERWAVDGARSGNYTLPQGVSLQVMHNQTGTQTITLNGGSIMGYLPRDWEQVAVIHTLGSGVTINLTGDSFLGQPYATSSNGVWDLSGIYDQGKINTTTGSNPSDPALRGSYLQIDGAITGSGGITKLGQDIILLNGANTYTGATRIENGILQLGRDNALPTTTSLEMASTSGMLDLNGNDQEVAALSGAGGSVNNGAFDNNTFTVNQASSTIYGGTIDGNITVHKKGAGELTFTPVTPTGDTTAGNGYRGGTVFEAGKIAIAQDTALGWQQNAVDADNLRFTGGTLHTTASLTLHANRGVQLDAAGGTIETDAATTTQVAGIATGVGGLTKTGSGILQLNHVGNDYSGNTNVAAGTMQGGAANTLSENSRHVVTGDTVSGTLAVNGFNQVIGSLSSTGLTPANAVVAFTGAEILTVGNDRTKDAVYAGAITGAGTFRVNGNGAVQTLSTFDNSAATWNTEIANGVLNVAEGAKLGASASAVQLGVAGVTGADDYTALNLQNTPTFTNNIVVTTENSVGSAAITSTVANSNISGTVTLNRDIFAGAGSIATGEIADTQLSLTNTVSGDGRITVIDGGALRLTTANTYGAGAFGFPSDDVNGGTIIRAGSVLLENSTAAGVKVIEIGDTTSTIGAAVDRATFDSILGSGTWNPNGDGVSSTTGGQDATATTGHGAFMGVSSTIDGFTYTAPGARILITGEEANPERNGIYTIVSVSGSTMNLVRADDFETSNQMRYGGQVAVTNGTYAGQTMFMFEENIVVRNETTQEPIRFREDVLNPNLALLQNVSGLTVANHIDVNATNGTGTITIGGSSLVTSGTGTFSGFISLRDVIPNFIETKTVILTSSTADGNGISFTGMIGEAGTNPGVADVLSINKIDAGTVTLEAANPYVGTTTVTAGTLQVGTGGTAATRDAGSTGTGATTVNAGALLIGSGTVNGIAGTTTHVLNGTLAPGDFLAAGTDPTGNGTLDVTGSLDATAGTIRLTGSQETYMDTTLATNIANGTWVIGDTNYVNHLTSTAATNDALATGAARPNHDLVNISNQLTLTGSSLVSLTFLSGYTPVGGEWFDLLDWGAISATGFDAGGTANGGTFTRNGGLLGDLELPTLSAGLLWDVSLLSTNGILVVVPEPSRALLMLLGLLGLALRRRRSR, from the coding sequence GTGAGCCGCCACGTGGATAGTGGATTCCGTGCCACTGCCTTGTCGCTGCAAGGCGGAGCCATCGGGACTGGGACGACGTTCCGTACTCCCCTCGGATCTGGCACGGTGGATGTGTTTGGTGAAGTGCGTATCGAGGGCTCTTCAGGAACCGCTGTAACGACGGGTGGAACGACCAATGCCAATACCTGGGTATTCCATCCTGGCTCACGCATCCGCTTTAACAACGGTGATTCAACAGGTCTTCCATTCACTGGCAGTGGCACTACAGGCACTCAAGCAGCAGGCACCATCGGTGGCGGTGGCCGCTGGGCAGATACCGTCGGCATCACTCTCGACGGGGCGGTGCTCGACCTGATAGGTGACAATTCCGACCACGCTGCGAATAAAGAAATCATCGGCGATCTGACTGTCGGTCGCGGTGCCGAGGTCGTGGTTCGTCGCAACACAGGTTTCGGCGCGGAACTCATCACCAGCAATCTATTCCGTGGCACCACCACCTCTACTCTCATGCTCCGTCATGATACCGACTTGCTGGGTGACGCTGGGTCGGTGAACACAGACCGCTTCATCGTCAGCTCTGGCATTGGCACCACTGCTGGCCAGGTGCCTGTGACCAATAATATGGTCGATCCTTGGATCGTGAGCCGCAGCCAGAACCAATTCTTGAAATACGATGCCACATTGGGATTCCAGCTCATCACGGAAGGAGCCGCTCCATCGAACTACATCACCTCTGCAGGTGGAACGCTCACCATGGCAGCCAATAATGGCACCGAGATTCTCAATCTCGGCACCGCCACCGCCACACTCGGTGCCAACCTCGATATCCACGCTCTGCGAGTAGATCGCGACATCAATGTCAGTGCAGATGGCCAGTTCAAGAATATCATCATCCGCAGCGGCGGCCTCATGCAGGCTGCCAATACACCCACCATCAATGCCGACCTCTATTTTGGCAGTGCTGGCGATGGTACAGGTCAGGCGCTGATTTGGGCCAATAACAACACGCTCCAGATCAATGGCAAAATTTTTGCCAGCGAAGTCGTCAAATCAGGTACTTCCTTCCTCAATGTCCGCAGTGATCAGCCCCAATTCACCGGTGACTGGATCATCAATGGTGGCGGGATTCAATTCCTCACCCCAAACGCTGCCAGCACTGGAGAGGTAATCTTGAATGCTGGACACATGGTGGATAATGACACCACTTATAACATCACTGAAGTGCGCTACAATTACAACAGCGGCACACCAGACCTCTTCACCTGGAATGGTGGTAAAATCACGGGTTACAACACCCAGAACCGCATTTACCTGCCGATGGCGAGCGATAGGCTCCAGCAAATCCCGGATGTCGATCTGCGTACCACCAATACGGTGCCTGGAGTCGGCCAGGAAGGGTCGATGATCTTCCTAATTGATGGCTACCGCAGTACAGCGCGGACCGGCACAGTTACGCTCTACGATCATTACATGGTGCAAGTCGAGTCCAATACCTTCGGAACAGGCTCTACCAGTGGCTTCCAGTTTGGCTCTGGTGAAGGTGTCAGCGGATTAAACAACGGCGGTCTCTACGATCTACGCAAAATCGGCGATGGAGTCCTCACCTTGGGCGACAATACGGCCAGTTTCACCGGTAGCCGCACAATCACCGTCGGCGAAGGCGCTGTGCGTGCCATTCACAATGGTGCCTTTGGTGGTGCAGGTAATACACTCAAGGTCAACTCCACAGGCGTCCTGGAAGTCGCCGTCGCGGGCTTCGCCCCGACTGCGACACTGACGATGGACCCCGGCTCGGCGGAGCGCTGGGCAGTGGATGGTGCCCGTAGTGGGAACTACACGCTTCCTCAGGGCGTCAGCCTCCAGGTCATGCATAACCAGACTGGTACGCAGACGATCACACTCAATGGTGGGTCGATCATGGGCTATCTGCCCCGCGATTGGGAGCAGGTCGCCGTGATCCACACACTCGGTAGTGGTGTCACGATCAATCTGACAGGGGATTCCTTCCTCGGTCAGCCCTACGCCACCAGTAGCAACGGAGTCTGGGATCTGAGTGGGATCTATGACCAAGGTAAGATCAACACCACCACGGGCAGTAATCCGAGCGATCCAGCCCTGCGTGGCTCCTACCTCCAGATCGATGGTGCCATCACCGGCAGTGGTGGAATCACCAAACTAGGCCAAGATATAATCCTGCTGAACGGTGCTAACACCTACACAGGTGCCACACGCATCGAAAATGGCATTCTCCAGCTCGGTCGCGATAACGCCCTGCCCACGACTACCTCTTTGGAGATGGCATCGACCAGCGGCATGCTCGATCTGAATGGGAATGATCAAGAAGTAGCCGCTCTCAGTGGTGCCGGTGGCAGCGTCAATAACGGTGCTTTTGATAACAACACATTCACCGTCAACCAGGCTTCCAGCACCATCTACGGTGGCACCATTGATGGGAACATCACCGTCCACAAAAAAGGAGCGGGAGAGCTCACCTTCACACCTGTCACACCCACAGGCGATACGACCGCAGGCAATGGCTATCGCGGCGGCACAGTCTTCGAGGCGGGTAAAATCGCCATCGCCCAGGATACAGCCCTCGGTTGGCAGCAAAACGCAGTGGACGCTGATAACCTCCGTTTCACTGGAGGCACACTCCACACCACCGCCTCACTCACACTCCATGCGAACCGTGGCGTCCAGCTCGATGCGGCAGGCGGCACGATCGAGACCGATGCCGCCACCACGACTCAGGTCGCTGGCATCGCTACGGGTGTCGGTGGACTCACCAAGACGGGATCAGGCATCCTCCAATTGAATCATGTGGGCAACGATTACAGTGGGAACACGAATGTCGCCGCCGGGACAATGCAAGGTGGAGCGGCCAATACGCTCTCTGAAAACTCACGCCATGTCGTCACTGGAGATACGGTTTCCGGCACTCTTGCGGTCAATGGGTTCAATCAGGTCATTGGCTCACTCTCTTCGACTGGACTCACGCCAGCGAATGCCGTCGTGGCCTTTACCGGAGCTGAGATACTGACCGTCGGCAATGACAGGACCAAAGATGCCGTGTATGCCGGAGCCATCACGGGTGCGGGCACGTTCCGCGTCAATGGCAATGGGGCCGTTCAGACTCTATCGACTTTCGACAACAGTGCAGCTACCTGGAACACGGAGATCGCCAATGGCGTCCTAAACGTCGCTGAAGGTGCAAAACTTGGCGCTAGTGCGAGTGCCGTGCAGCTCGGTGTAGCTGGCGTGACGGGAGCAGATGACTATACCGCCCTGAATCTCCAAAACACCCCCACCTTCACGAATAACATCGTCGTGACCACCGAAAACAGCGTGGGCAGCGCTGCGATCACCTCCACGGTAGCGAATTCAAATATCAGCGGCACCGTGACGCTCAATCGCGACATCTTCGCGGGTGCTGGCTCCATCGCTACGGGTGAGATAGCAGATACACAACTCAGCCTCACCAATACGGTGAGCGGAGATGGTCGCATCACCGTCATCGATGGAGGCGCTCTCCGCCTCACCACGGCCAATACCTATGGCGCAGGCGCTTTTGGATTTCCTTCTGACGACGTCAATGGTGGCACCATCATACGTGCCGGCAGTGTCCTCTTGGAAAACAGCACCGCCGCTGGTGTGAAAGTCATCGAAATCGGCGACACCACCTCCACCATCGGTGCGGCAGTGGATCGCGCCACCTTTGACAGCATCCTCGGCTCAGGCACCTGGAATCCCAATGGTGACGGCGTAAGCTCCACGACTGGCGGCCAGGATGCGACAGCGACCACGGGGCACGGTGCTTTCATGGGCGTCAGTAGCACCATTGATGGCTTCACCTATACCGCACCGGGTGCTCGCATCCTCATCACAGGCGAAGAGGCCAATCCCGAGCGCAACGGCATCTACACCATCGTCAGTGTGAGCGGCAGCACCATGAATCTCGTGCGGGCGGATGATTTCGAAACATCCAATCAGATGCGCTATGGCGGCCAAGTGGCAGTGACCAATGGAACCTACGCGGGCCAGACCATGTTCATGTTTGAGGAAAATATCGTCGTTCGCAATGAGACCACCCAGGAGCCCATTCGCTTCCGTGAAGACGTACTCAACCCAAACCTCGCCCTTCTCCAAAATGTCAGTGGACTCACTGTCGCCAATCACATCGACGTGAATGCGACCAACGGCACGGGCACCATCACCATCGGCGGAAGCAGCCTCGTCACATCTGGGACCGGGACTTTCTCAGGCTTCATTTCCCTGAGAGACGTCATTCCGAACTTTATTGAGACCAAAACGGTCATTTTGACCTCCAGCACAGCAGATGGCAATGGGATCAGCTTCACGGGTATGATCGGTGAAGCCGGAACGAATCCTGGAGTCGCAGATGTGCTCTCCATCAATAAAATCGATGCCGGAACCGTCACTCTGGAAGCTGCGAATCCCTATGTGGGCACCACCACCGTCACCGCTGGCACTCTCCAGGTCGGCACGGGCGGCACGGCCGCGACCCGTGATGCCGGCAGCACTGGCACGGGAGCCACCACCGTCAATGCGGGGGCCCTCCTCATCGGTAGCGGCACGGTGAATGGCATCGCCGGCACGACGACTCATGTCCTCAACGGCACCCTGGCACCAGGTGACTTCCTTGCCGCTGGCACCGACCCGACTGGAAATGGAACTCTCGACGTGACAGGATCACTCGATGCCACCGCTGGGACGATCCGCCTCACAGGTAGCCAGGAGACATACATGGACACCACTTTGGCCACAAACATCGCCAATGGGACCTGGGTTATCGGTGATACGAATTATGTGAATCACCTCACCAGCACAGCTGCTACCAATGATGCTCTCGCCACAGGCGCCGCACGCCCCAACCATGATTTGGTCAATATCTCCAATCAACTGACTCTGACTGGCTCCTCACTAGTCTCCCTGACCTTCCTCAGTGGCTATACGCCTGTCGGCGGTGAGTGGTTTGACCTGCTCGACTGGGGCGCCATTTCTGCCACAGGCTTTGACGCTGGCGGCACGGCCAATGGAGGCACCTTTACGCGTAACGGTGGACTCCTGGGGGATCTGGAGCTGCCTACCCTCAGTGCTGGACTTCTCTGGGATGTCTCCCTCCTGAGCACCAATGGCATCCTCGTCGTCGTCCCAGAGCCCTCCCGCGCTCTCTTGATGCTGCTTGGCCTACTGGGGCTCGCCCTCCGTCGTCGGCGCTCACGCTGA